Proteins encoded in a region of the Zunongwangia endophytica genome:
- a CDS encoding NAD(P)/FAD-dependent oxidoreductase, whose protein sequence is MYDVIIIGGSYAGLAAAMTMGRSIRKTLVIDSGKPCNAQTPYSHNFITQDGEKPGAIASKAKQQVLAYPSVNFKEDLVNEVSGHDGNFKVSTRSNEHYQAKKIIFATGVKDIMPEIEGFQACWGIAAIHCPYCHGYEVRDKKTGILINDENALNFAKLILNWTDDLTIYSNGKARFNSEEIKNLGVHINEKAIQHIEHNKGYMSHLQFQDGSKSKLDALYHRTAYEQHCKIPEQLGCEITETGHIKVNEFQQTSIEGIYAVGDSSSPLRSVTLANASGAKAAFTLNHELIMANY, encoded by the coding sequence ATGTACGATGTAATTATTATAGGAGGTAGTTATGCAGGCTTGGCAGCAGCAATGACAATGGGGAGATCAATCCGTAAAACTTTGGTCATCGACAGCGGTAAACCGTGTAATGCCCAAACACCTTATTCGCATAATTTTATAACGCAAGACGGTGAAAAACCCGGAGCGATAGCTTCTAAAGCAAAACAACAGGTTTTAGCCTACCCTTCAGTAAACTTCAAAGAAGATTTGGTTAATGAAGTATCGGGACATGATGGAAACTTTAAGGTTAGTACACGCTCAAATGAACACTATCAGGCCAAGAAAATCATATTCGCAACCGGCGTAAAAGATATAATGCCTGAAATTGAAGGTTTCCAAGCATGTTGGGGAATTGCAGCTATTCATTGCCCCTACTGCCACGGCTATGAGGTGAGGGATAAGAAAACCGGAATACTGATCAATGATGAAAATGCTTTGAATTTTGCTAAATTGATCCTGAACTGGACAGATGATTTAACCATCTATTCAAACGGAAAAGCGAGGTTTAATTCAGAAGAAATAAAAAATTTGGGGGTACATATTAATGAAAAAGCCATACAGCATATTGAACATAACAAAGGCTATATGAGTCACCTACAATTCCAGGATGGTTCAAAATCAAAATTAGATGCCCTATATCATAGAACAGCTTATGAGCAGCATTGCAAGATCCCAGAGCAATTGGGTTGTGAAATAACAGAAACTGGTCATATTAAAGTGAATGAATTTCAGCAAACTTCAATAGAAGGTATTTATGCGGTTGGTGATTCTTCCAGTCCCCTACGTTCGGTAACATTAGCCAATGCCTCTGGCGCCAAGGCAGCTTTTACGCTTAACCACGAGCTAATTATGGCAAATTATTAA
- a CDS encoding FecR family protein, which yields MNAEIESIIVKFFCKEATAQELDKLELWLRSSDNTKLFRELLRLNFAIDNSLKHFNDDKVHQLLREHIKSDQNAKKRKKRRKHSLYTLAAIAIIAVAGVFYLKFEKNNFDEKNVTPNIVETPTGTPGAILTLEDGAEVILKKGDAYQIKGIKSDGKQLIYNDNQDAKKIAYNYLTVPRGAQFELKLSDGTKVWLNSDSKLKYPESFIEGKSRSVYLLYGEAYFEVSPSDLHHGSLFEVHNEGRVIQVLGTQFNVKSYKEETKTYTTLVEGNILLKSRDKKYALKPNDQMIYSRGKGEFKKQQVNVYNEISWKDGVFSFEDKKLKDIIQVLARWYDVKFDLKNHQLGEEEFVGVLSKDQEIEEILESIKSSGIINSYQIKQKLIIIN from the coding sequence ATGAACGCTGAAATAGAATCTATAATCGTAAAATTTTTTTGTAAAGAAGCCACAGCTCAAGAGTTGGATAAACTTGAGCTATGGCTAAGATCTTCAGATAATACCAAGTTGTTTCGAGAATTATTAAGATTAAATTTTGCAATTGATAATAGCTTAAAACATTTTAATGATGATAAAGTTCATCAATTATTGAGAGAACATATAAAGAGTGATCAGAATGCAAAAAAAAGAAAGAAAAGAAGGAAGCATTCTTTATACACTTTGGCAGCAATTGCAATTATTGCAGTTGCCGGTGTTTTCTATTTAAAATTCGAAAAGAATAATTTTGATGAAAAGAATGTAACACCAAACATAGTAGAGACCCCTACTGGGACTCCTGGTGCTATTCTAACTTTGGAGGATGGTGCAGAGGTTATATTGAAAAAAGGCGATGCCTATCAAATCAAAGGAATTAAGAGTGATGGTAAGCAGCTTATTTATAATGACAATCAAGACGCTAAAAAAATCGCATATAATTATCTAACCGTACCTCGTGGAGCACAATTTGAATTAAAACTATCTGATGGCACAAAAGTCTGGCTGAATTCTGATTCTAAACTGAAGTATCCAGAGTCTTTTATTGAAGGTAAATCGCGTAGTGTATATCTACTGTATGGCGAGGCTTATTTTGAAGTTTCCCCTAGTGATTTACATCATGGAAGTTTATTTGAAGTACATAATGAAGGACGAGTTATTCAGGTACTGGGGACACAATTCAATGTAAAAAGTTATAAAGAAGAAACTAAAACCTACACCACCTTAGTAGAAGGAAATATTCTCTTAAAATCACGCGATAAAAAATATGCTTTAAAGCCGAATGATCAGATGATATACAGTAGAGGAAAAGGAGAATTTAAAAAGCAGCAAGTAAATGTATATAACGAAATCTCCTGGAAAGATGGTGTTTTCAGTTTTGAAGATAAAAAGCTAAAAGATATTATCCAGGTATTGGCCAGATGGTACGATGTAAAATTTGATTTGAAGAATCACCAACTTGGAGAAGAGGAATTTGTAGGAGTTTTAAGTAAAGACCAGGAAATTGAGGAAATACTGGAAAGTATAAAAAGTTCAGGCATTATCAATTCATATCAAATCAAACAAAAATTAATTATAATAAATTAA
- a CDS encoding SDR family oxidoreductase: MKKTIFITGASSGLGKASAKLFAEKGWTVIATMRQPEKETELTQFSNVHLLKLDISDAKEIAEISAKAEEISPIDVLLNNAGYGLMGPFEGTTDDQLAQQINTNFLGTILVTKSFLPYFRARKKGSILSVTSSTANIPYPFVAVYAATKAALETWTEGLSYELNHFGIAIKTIVPAYMQTSFGSKAQLVSHPDYQELFADYMKAMRADASAKRDTPESIAEVIYSASESKDDQLHYTPGELSAKEHQWLRKDGIEAIMDKMKQRFFGKNS; encoded by the coding sequence ATGAAAAAGACCATTTTTATCACAGGAGCATCTTCAGGATTAGGGAAAGCTAGTGCTAAATTATTTGCTGAAAAAGGATGGACGGTCATCGCTACGATGCGCCAACCGGAAAAGGAAACCGAACTGACCCAATTCTCAAATGTTCACCTATTGAAATTGGATATTAGCGATGCTAAAGAAATAGCCGAGATTTCGGCAAAAGCTGAAGAAATAAGTCCGATCGATGTGTTGTTGAATAATGCAGGTTATGGATTAATGGGGCCTTTTGAAGGAACCACCGATGACCAACTTGCGCAGCAAATCAACACCAATTTTTTAGGAACAATCTTGGTAACCAAATCCTTCCTCCCCTATTTTAGAGCCAGAAAAAAAGGTAGCATTCTAAGTGTAACTTCTTCAACCGCTAATATTCCCTATCCGTTTGTTGCGGTGTATGCGGCTACCAAAGCTGCTTTAGAAACCTGGACGGAAGGATTGAGCTATGAGCTAAACCACTTTGGTATCGCTATAAAAACAATCGTGCCGGCTTATATGCAAACCAGTTTTGGGAGTAAAGCACAACTGGTTTCCCACCCCGATTATCAGGAGCTTTTCGCAGATTATATGAAAGCTATGCGTGCGGATGCTTCGGCTAAACGTGATACCCCGGAAAGTATCGCTGAAGTTATTTATAGCGCTTCTGAAAGCAAAGATGATCAGTTGCATTATACCCCGGGTGAGCTTTCTGCTAAAGAACATCAATGGCTAAGAAAAGACGGTATAGAAGCCATAATGGATAAAATGAAGCAGCGCTTTTTTGGAAAAAATAGCTAG
- a CDS encoding TetR/AcrR family transcriptional regulator → MKGRPTVFKDQEIVLKAQEVFWKKGYSATSLSDLSRATGAGAGSLYNTFKGGKKELFKKALAQRKEDLKAFQSTLKKSEHPVQLIKDFFLSLAAEAEKSHAKGCIIANTLVEMSFVDKELEKEAILILRETENLYKKTILEAQKNGSLKSKISADVLAKHLISLWCGINSLRRMYPDEKILQQQIELQLQIIN, encoded by the coding sequence ATGAAAGGAAGACCAACAGTTTTTAAAGATCAAGAAATAGTACTTAAAGCCCAGGAAGTTTTTTGGAAAAAGGGCTATAGTGCTACTTCTTTATCAGATTTGAGTAGAGCAACAGGTGCTGGGGCAGGTAGTCTTTACAATACATTTAAAGGCGGAAAAAAAGAACTTTTCAAAAAAGCTTTGGCACAACGAAAAGAAGATTTGAAAGCTTTTCAATCAACATTGAAAAAGAGTGAGCATCCTGTTCAACTTATTAAAGATTTTTTTTTAAGTCTTGCTGCGGAAGCGGAAAAATCACATGCTAAAGGGTGTATTATCGCCAACACACTGGTAGAAATGTCATTTGTGGATAAAGAATTAGAAAAAGAAGCGATATTAATATTGAGGGAAACAGAAAACCTTTATAAAAAAACGATTCTTGAAGCGCAGAAAAATGGAAGCTTAAAATCCAAAATTTCCGCTGATGTTTTGGCGAAACATCTAATTAGTTTATGGTGTGGTATTAATTCGCTGCGCAGGATGTATCCTGATGAAAAAATTCTTCAGCAGCAGATTGAATTACAACTACAAATTATCAACTAA
- a CDS encoding Crp/Fnr family transcriptional regulator has product MKEFIEFVLQFGELNTQQIKLISQKAKTITLDKDEYFAEAGKVLHQVCFVLDGILRICYYNNKGEEITKIFVEENHLLYDLKNAPSTEYIQAATPCKLLVFSNTDWKEITDTIIIWESIIQKITNKALVEKLKRVSPLIAQDATTRYLEFLEKYPSLANRIPLSYIASYLGITQQSLSRIRKNIR; this is encoded by the coding sequence ATGAAAGAGTTTATAGAGTTTGTCTTACAGTTTGGGGAGCTGAATACCCAGCAGATAAAACTGATAAGTCAGAAAGCAAAAACAATAACACTGGACAAGGATGAATACTTTGCGGAAGCCGGGAAGGTGCTTCACCAGGTTTGTTTTGTGTTGGATGGGATTCTGAGGATTTGCTATTACAACAATAAAGGGGAAGAAATCACTAAGATTTTTGTGGAAGAAAACCATTTGCTCTACGATTTAAAAAATGCACCTTCCACCGAGTATATTCAGGCGGCGACTCCTTGTAAGCTATTGGTTTTTTCGAATACCGACTGGAAAGAAATTACAGATACCATCATCATTTGGGAGTCTATCATTCAAAAAATCACCAATAAAGCACTGGTAGAAAAATTAAAACGGGTAAGCCCGCTTATTGCTCAGGATGCTACCACACGCTATCTGGAATTTTTGGAAAAATATCCAAGCTTAGCCAATCGCATCCCTTTATCCTACATCGCTTCCTATTTAGGGATTACCCAGCAATCTTTAAGCAGAATACGAAAAAATATCCGCTAA
- a CDS encoding SDR family NAD(P)-dependent oxidoreductase, producing MNLQLKGKKAFISGSTQGIGFAIAQQLLEEGASVIINGRNKEKTEKSKKLLEKQFPEAEISGIAADFHKKDEVSSLLEMLPEIDILINNLGIFDIAEFEKIPDEKWYRYFEINVMSAIRLSKKLFPKMKQKNWGRIIFISSESGVNVPENMIHYGMTKAALSAVSNGLSKLTKGTEITVNTVLGGPTYSDGVAEAVSQIASNQNIEIEAMKKAIIQQSNPHILLQRFIKPAEIANLATYLASPLSIATNGASLRADSGVLKTV from the coding sequence ATGAATTTACAACTTAAAGGAAAAAAAGCATTTATTAGCGGTTCAACACAGGGAATTGGCTTTGCAATTGCGCAGCAACTTTTAGAAGAAGGCGCTTCGGTCATTATTAATGGGCGAAATAAAGAGAAAACAGAAAAGAGCAAAAAGCTGCTTGAAAAACAATTTCCAGAAGCTGAAATTTCAGGTATAGCTGCAGATTTTCATAAAAAAGATGAAGTTTCGAGCTTACTTGAAATGCTACCCGAAATTGATATTCTGATAAATAATTTGGGCATATTTGATATCGCCGAATTTGAAAAAATTCCCGATGAGAAATGGTATCGCTATTTTGAAATTAACGTGATGAGTGCGATACGGCTATCCAAAAAACTTTTCCCAAAGATGAAACAGAAAAACTGGGGTCGTATCATTTTTATCAGCAGTGAATCAGGTGTCAATGTACCAGAGAATATGATTCATTATGGGATGACCAAAGCGGCACTTTCAGCTGTTTCGAACGGGCTTTCAAAGCTCACCAAAGGAACTGAAATTACCGTTAATACCGTCTTAGGTGGACCAACGTATTCAGACGGTGTTGCAGAAGCTGTTAGTCAGATAGCTTCTAATCAGAATATCGAAATTGAAGCAATGAAGAAAGCCATTATACAACAATCTAATCCACATATCCTGTTGCAGCGTTTTATCAAGCCCGCTGAAATTGCCAATTTAGCGACCTATTTGGCAAGTCCGCTCTCGATCGCGACCAATGGGGCTTCTTTAAGAGCAGATTCTGGGGTATTAAAGACAGTTTGA
- a CDS encoding RNA polymerase sigma factor, whose product MTKTFSDNVCLINSLKKGNEDAYKYLINIYHHKLYVYACHLIADKDLAEDIVQNVFIKIWKNKENLKPTLSIKNLLYKSVYNEFLDQYRKNKKTIYLEKKYIDTLSSIVEEESEHSLDQLIAIVRNEIEKLPPKCKQTFLLSKKEGLTNTEIADYLNISIKSVEKHITKAFSTLRLKVGDANSHIFLFLHKLI is encoded by the coding sequence ATGACGAAAACCTTTTCAGATAATGTATGTTTAATTAATTCCTTAAAAAAGGGTAATGAAGATGCCTATAAATATCTTATTAATATCTATCATCATAAATTATACGTTTATGCATGTCATTTAATTGCAGATAAAGATCTTGCTGAAGATATTGTCCAAAATGTATTTATAAAGATCTGGAAGAATAAAGAAAATCTTAAACCTACACTTTCAATCAAAAATCTGTTATATAAATCTGTATATAATGAATTTTTAGATCAGTATAGAAAAAACAAAAAAACGATATATTTAGAAAAGAAATATATTGATACCCTTTCCAGCATTGTTGAAGAAGAGTCTGAACACTCGCTTGATCAACTTATAGCTATTGTAAGAAATGAAATAGAAAAATTACCGCCTAAATGCAAGCAAACTTTTTTGCTCAGTAAAAAAGAAGGGCTCACCAATACAGAAATTGCTGATTATTTAAACATCTCCATAAAATCTGTCGAAAAGCATATTACAAAGGCTTTTAGCACCTTAAGATTAAAAGTCGGAGACGCAAATTCCCATATTTTCCTGTTTCTCCACAAGTTGATTTAG
- a CDS encoding NAD(P)H-binding protein — MKKIVILGATGTVGSKIAKILLEEGKRKVKLLARNPEKLKDFKNLGAEIIVGDVNDVNVLTKTFATVDSAFLILPDNVKAENTRAYQRQVTSSYIEAIQQSGIKHIVNMSSLGSHMHEGNGMMAGTGEQEVRLNQLEDVNVVHIRSAYFMENWLRTIGLVKSKGINGTAAVGDHAIPMVATQDVAQVAAAHLSNLDFTGKSVHPVMGPRDYTYAEFTSSIGKAIGQPDLPYVQIPAEQAKHIFLGNGFSEDFVDNLLGMALAVKDGIFNYQKRDVFTTSPTTAEAFIADTYLPIYNQQ, encoded by the coding sequence ATGAAAAAAATTGTAATTCTGGGAGCCACCGGAACAGTAGGAAGTAAAATCGCTAAAATCCTTTTAGAGGAAGGAAAACGTAAAGTAAAACTACTGGCAAGAAATCCCGAAAAATTAAAAGACTTTAAAAATTTGGGAGCAGAAATCATTGTCGGTGATGTAAATGATGTAAACGTACTTACCAAAACTTTTGCAACTGTAGATAGCGCATTCCTTATTTTACCAGACAATGTGAAAGCTGAAAATACCAGAGCTTACCAGAGACAAGTCACAAGCAGCTACATCGAAGCCATTCAACAATCAGGGATTAAACATATTGTAAATATGAGTAGCTTAGGTTCTCATATGCACGAAGGAAATGGAATGATGGCTGGAACCGGTGAACAAGAAGTACGATTAAATCAGTTAGAAGATGTAAACGTCGTACATATTCGCTCAGCTTATTTTATGGAAAACTGGCTAAGAACCATTGGCCTAGTCAAATCTAAAGGAATTAACGGAACCGCAGCAGTCGGCGACCATGCTATACCTATGGTAGCCACGCAAGATGTTGCTCAAGTAGCAGCAGCGCATTTATCTAATCTCGATTTTACAGGTAAATCTGTGCACCCGGTAATGGGACCACGAGATTATACCTATGCCGAATTTACCAGTAGTATTGGTAAAGCCATAGGTCAGCCCGACTTGCCTTATGTGCAAATTCCTGCAGAACAGGCCAAACACATATTCTTGGGAAATGGATTTTCAGAAGATTTTGTGGATAATCTGTTAGGAATGGCTTTAGCTGTTAAAGATGGGATCTTTAATTATCAGAAAAGAGATGTTTTCACCACTTCGCCTACCACAGCAGAAGCGTTTATAGCGGACACTTATCTTCCAATATACAATCAGCAATAA
- a CDS encoding alkene reductase — translation MKLLEKTQIGNLTLKNKMGMAAMTRSRADSNGLVGEMTVEYYTQRASAGLIFSEAIRISEEATGSPLTPGIFTKEQVEAWKKVTQAVHDKGGVIIAQLWHTGRVAHSIERNGKLPLAPSAIPISGMQHFTSQGMKDYETPQEITIEEIQQTLKDYGEAAKNAMEAGFDGVELHAANGYLPSQFLAESSNQRTDNYGGSIPNKVRFVVEVMQELIDAVGGDKVGIKISPLHPYGDMILDEPVKTYTHLIAELNKLDFAYVELMKRSPSFPSPAHYPDVDELEQFGKQIKHTVIANSGYDKVSAEAALEKGIANMVSFGTLFLANPDLPKRFELNAELNDPDRTTMFGGSAQGYIDYPFLNQQNYKDYKKNNIPCSCFCYFCINHYNNK, via the coding sequence ATGAAACTTTTAGAAAAAACACAAATAGGAAATTTAACCTTGAAAAATAAAATGGGAATGGCCGCTATGACCCGCAGCAGGGCCGATAGTAACGGTTTAGTAGGGGAAATGACTGTGGAATATTATACCCAACGAGCCAGTGCCGGACTTATTTTTAGCGAGGCGATACGTATCAGTGAAGAAGCTACCGGTAGTCCGCTTACTCCTGGTATTTTCACTAAGGAACAAGTTGAAGCCTGGAAGAAGGTAACACAAGCCGTGCACGATAAAGGAGGAGTTATTATAGCCCAACTTTGGCATACGGGGCGTGTGGCGCATTCTATTGAAAGAAACGGAAAATTACCATTGGCGCCATCAGCCATACCTATCAGCGGAATGCAACATTTCACTTCTCAGGGAATGAAGGATTATGAAACACCTCAGGAAATCACCATTGAAGAAATTCAGCAGACCTTAAAAGACTATGGGGAAGCTGCTAAAAATGCGATGGAAGCCGGTTTTGATGGTGTTGAATTACACGCTGCTAACGGTTATTTACCGAGTCAGTTTTTAGCCGAAAGTTCCAATCAACGGACCGATAACTATGGGGGAAGCATTCCCAACAAGGTTCGTTTTGTAGTTGAAGTAATGCAAGAATTGATCGATGCGGTTGGCGGTGATAAGGTAGGGATTAAAATTTCGCCTTTGCATCCTTACGGGGATATGATTTTAGATGAACCGGTTAAAACCTATACGCATTTGATCGCGGAATTGAACAAACTGGATTTCGCCTATGTCGAATTGATGAAACGTAGCCCTTCTTTTCCTTCTCCTGCTCATTACCCAGATGTAGACGAGCTGGAACAGTTCGGAAAACAGATCAAACATACAGTGATTGCTAATTCGGGTTATGATAAGGTTTCAGCCGAAGCAGCATTGGAAAAAGGAATCGCCAATATGGTTTCTTTCGGAACCCTATTCTTGGCCAATCCAGATTTACCCAAACGCTTTGAACTGAATGCCGAATTAAATGATCCGGACCGCACAACGATGTTTGGTGGCAGTGCGCAAGGCTATATTGACTATCCATTTCTAAATCAGCAAAATTATAAGGATTACAAAAAAAATAATATTCCATGTAGTTGTTTTTGTTATTTTTGTATCAATCATTACAATAATAAATGA
- a CDS encoding NAD(P)-dependent alcohol dehydrogenase gives MKAIAYNQFGTSEVLHIVEQSKPSVKNDQVLIKVKTFSINSMDWKIRKGEMKLMSGSKFPKHTGADFAGIVEEVGSGVNHLKKGDEVFGVVKNLMKEGASAEYVAVSASLVWKKPAAISFAQAASIPVVGTAALSALEKMGNITPQSSILVNGATGGFGMFLLQLLQQKNANISAVASTKGLAFAKKWGANKVIDYSKENVFSKQTKYDVVIDLSGKMSYKNGKKLLKNRGSFLNVTPQPIQIIASLFNNLFTSKKHIVVLSNPSTKQTEKLIKAVNEGLQIEVNKVFPFNQFKEAYKYAEKGGVIGKVVVEINE, from the coding sequence ATGAAAGCAATCGCATACAACCAATTTGGAACTTCAGAAGTATTACACATCGTAGAACAATCCAAACCTTCCGTAAAAAATGATCAGGTACTGATAAAAGTAAAGACGTTTTCGATCAATTCGATGGATTGGAAAATCAGAAAAGGGGAAATGAAATTAATGTCGGGTTCCAAATTCCCTAAACATACTGGAGCTGATTTTGCCGGTATTGTGGAAGAAGTCGGCTCTGGAGTCAACCATCTAAAAAAGGGAGATGAAGTTTTTGGGGTGGTAAAAAATTTAATGAAAGAAGGTGCATCAGCCGAATATGTTGCCGTAAGCGCTTCATTGGTTTGGAAGAAACCAGCAGCGATCAGTTTTGCGCAAGCAGCTTCTATTCCGGTTGTGGGTACTGCAGCCTTATCCGCTTTAGAAAAAATGGGAAATATCACTCCACAATCTTCAATTTTAGTTAACGGGGCTACCGGAGGTTTTGGGATGTTTTTACTTCAGTTACTACAACAAAAAAATGCGAATATCTCTGCTGTAGCCAGCACTAAAGGATTGGCTTTTGCTAAAAAGTGGGGCGCTAATAAAGTCATCGATTATAGCAAGGAAAATGTTTTTTCAAAGCAAACCAAATATGATGTAGTGATTGATTTATCGGGAAAAATGAGCTATAAAAATGGCAAAAAGCTATTAAAAAACAGGGGATCATTTTTAAACGTGACACCACAACCCATTCAGATTATCGCTTCGCTATTCAATAATCTATTCACTTCCAAAAAGCATATTGTAGTCCTTTCAAATCCTTCAACAAAACAAACCGAAAAACTGATAAAGGCAGTAAATGAAGGTTTGCAGATTGAAGTCAATAAGGTGTTTCCATTTAACCAATTTAAAGAAGCCTATAAGTACGCTGAAAAAGGTGGGGTTATTGGAAAAGTAGTTGTTGAAATTAACGAATAA
- a CDS encoding Fic family protein produces MYNWQFENWPYFEYNSKAIDDIVIEFASETGEVKGIIDSLPADFRQDAIIHIMLDEAIKTSAIEGEYYSRQDVMSSIKNRLGIGDGTNIRDINARGIAELMVEVRENFSATLSEQMIEGWHTMLFNRSRYIQEGNYRSGEEPMLIVSGRYGKEEVHYEAPPSHCVPVEMKQFIQWYEEFNIENNNIRESLIKTAIAHLYFETIHPFEDGNGRIGRAIVDKCLSESLGRVLVLSISTAIEQNKRDYYEALKTAQRSMDITDWIVYFCETILSAQKSAKAIIRFILMKAKFLDQHRENLNDRQFKVILKMFDRGIDSFEGGMTAKKYISVTKTSKATATRDLQDMVSKEILRPIGGGRSIHYYLNLPD; encoded by the coding sequence ATGTATAACTGGCAATTTGAAAACTGGCCTTATTTTGAGTATAATTCGAAAGCGATCGATGATATTGTCATTGAATTCGCCTCAGAGACGGGAGAGGTTAAAGGGATTATAGATAGTTTGCCTGCTGATTTTAGGCAAGATGCCATAATTCATATTATGCTTGATGAGGCTATTAAAACTTCAGCGATTGAAGGGGAGTATTATAGTCGGCAGGATGTCATGTCTTCCATCAAAAATCGATTGGGTATAGGTGATGGCACTAATATTAGGGATATTAATGCCAGAGGTATTGCTGAGTTAATGGTAGAGGTGAGGGAAAATTTTTCTGCAACTTTAAGTGAACAAATGATTGAAGGATGGCATACAATGTTATTTAACCGATCCAGGTATATTCAGGAAGGTAATTATCGATCTGGAGAGGAACCCATGCTTATTGTATCAGGGAGATATGGGAAAGAGGAAGTTCACTACGAAGCTCCTCCGTCTCATTGTGTTCCAGTTGAGATGAAACAGTTTATCCAATGGTATGAGGAATTTAATATTGAAAATAATAATATTCGGGAGTCATTAATTAAAACTGCTATAGCTCATTTGTATTTTGAAACGATACATCCATTTGAAGATGGGAATGGACGTATAGGTAGAGCAATAGTCGATAAATGTCTGTCTGAATCTTTAGGTAGGGTATTGGTTTTAAGTATTTCTACTGCCATCGAACAAAACAAAAGGGATTATTACGAAGCCTTAAAGACTGCACAACGTTCCATGGATATCACGGATTGGATTGTTTATTTCTGTGAGACTATCTTAAGCGCGCAGAAGAGCGCAAAAGCGATTATTAGGTTCATTTTAATGAAAGCTAAATTTCTGGATCAACATCGAGAGAATTTGAATGATCGCCAATTTAAAGTAATTTTGAAAATGTTCGATAGAGGCATAGACAGTTTTGAAGGAGGAATGACAGCAAAGAAATATATTTCAGTAACCAAAACTTCAAAAGCAACGGCCACAAGAGATTTACAGGATATGGTTTCTAAAGAAATTTTAAGGCCAATAGGTGGAGGGCGAAGTATACATTACTATTTAAATTTACCTGATTAA